From the genome of Ictalurus punctatus breed USDA103 chromosome 5, Coco_2.0, whole genome shotgun sequence:
caaagataaatttaataataaaattaaataaaaaaaacccaaagccaGAGAGAAACATTTATTATGAGGTTATACAACGATTAAGagtatctatccatccattttctataccacttatcctactgggtcgcagggaacttggagcctatcccagggatcatcgggcacaaggtgggatacaccctggacggggtgccaatccatcacagggcacactcacacacacaatcacacactacagacaatatGGACATGCCAATTAGTCTACCATGCCCGTGTtgggactggaggaggaaaccggagtaccctgaggaaacccccgcagcacggggagaacatgcaaaactccgcACTCACAGGGTATTACATACTCCATTTCaatgatttttttgtgtgccCATCATAGACATAACATAAGAATTATAGTCTACCATAAAAATTGACAGAGGAGGATTCTTGCATATAAGGGGATGTTGTACTGGTATGAGTGTATCAGGTGTAACAGTGTTGGTggtattggggtttttttttttttaacctcagtgTTATTTCTGGGTTGAGAAACTCCCCAGCTGTTCTGTGCTGACACTGATTTTAAATGACAATCTGGTGACCTAAACctattttaccaaaaaaaaagtgcatatagtcaacctttaaagctttactttAAAAAGTAATTATAGTTTAATTGTAATGTATCTtctatctttttttaaaggtaaattATACTAACTCTGTGGTCAAAAATATGTCAGTTGGACTGAAGGGTAACtctatggccaaaaatatgccgacacctgaccttcacatccatatgtgggccttcccccaACCATcatagaaattctaatggtttccactacctGTAAGATGTCCCTTCACGGCCTAACCCAAACCAGTGATGGGAAGTTCAGATCCTTTAAccgactcggatctttgaatctcattcagcaaaatgaacaaatcccCCCCCgagtcattttgttcatttccgcagaatataataaaatgttacatgttaaattccccaacacatctagtacttatgCAAACGTTGATCACAGTTGGATGAATTGGATCACAGTACtgacgtgatgaacgaacgactcgaacccaaAGACTTGAGAGGTGAACTGATCATTGTTTCCTGttcagaacctatggggatgttgcagcgcatgcgcagccaaaaatgaacgaatcactctctgagacaactcgttgttaccgagtcatattaaagattcgttcaaaatgaacaaatcattcATGAATTACATCACTaactcaaacctgttccagcatgacaattcccttgtgcacaaagcaaggtttGTAAAgtcatggtttgccaaggttggtctGGAAAAACTGGAGTGGCCTGCAtagagctctgacctcaacctgactgaacacctttgggatgaactggaatactTAATGTTtgccagacctcctcacccaacatcagtgccctATTTCACTAATGCGCTTGGGGCTAAATGGGCAAATCTACACACCCACATtccaaaatttagtggaaagtcttccaagaagattggaggttattataacagcaaagggggactaaatccgGAATGTTACGTTGAACAtacacatatgggtatgattgGTCAGGGCCACATAGTTTTGGGTATATAGTATACAGTGCtgtgctgatttcttctgtttttgtgtatatctcatacaaaattgtttaagaaattaaaacaaaatctaagacaaaaacaaaggcaacccaaacacaaaacagtctttaaatgatatttattgacacaaaaaaagttatccaataccagcaGGGcctctgtgaaaatgtatttgcccccatagttctAATTCCCAAAATCTATAAAACGGTATTCATAATGGaattcagctggactagacacaaccaggcataattactgcaaaccctattcaatcaaatcaacacttaaatagaactttttcaacagcatgaagttggttaaaaggtcttacccagtaacacactatgccaaaatggaaaaaaaaaaatccagaaatgatgaggaaggtgattgaaatacatcagcctgggaagggttacaaagctatatcaaaggctctgggactccaaagaaccacagtgagagccattatctccaaatagaaAAACTTGGAATAGTAGTGAATCTTCACAGAactggctgaccttccaaaattcctccaagactcatccagcaagtcacaaaagagccaaggacaacatcaaaaggacctacaggcctgtCTTCCATCAAGGAAGGTcacttgatgatcctcaaacgttttgggagaatgttctgttgATTTATGaattgaaagtggaactgtttggatgacaggggtcccgttacacctgacataaaccaaacacagaattccatacctacagtcaagcatggtggtggaagcgtGATGGTGTGGAGATGTTTTGCGGCTTCagagcctgggcaacttgcaatactTACCAGGAAATCCTAAAgaagaatgtccggtcttcagcccataaattgaaactcaagcacaactggtttatgcagcaagacaataatccaaatcATAGGAGTATATCCTAGTCCtggaagtaagtgaaagactgatctccagttatcagaagctttggttgcagttattgctggtAAAGGAGACACaatcagattttaagtttaaggggccattaatttttcacatgggtgataggtgtttgaTAACGTTTTTTGCTTCAAACCCCCCTCCAAaacaaaactgtattgtgtgtttactcaggttgcctttgttttatactgtatttcatttaaaactatttagtatgagacatgcacaaaaacagaagaaatcaggatgggcaaatacttttcacaGGACTGTATATGCATATCTCCAGGTGAAAAACTAAACATTGAATATTAAAAAGGTACTCAGGAGAAGGGTACCACCCCAGCACGGGACCAAATAAGAGTCATAGGTGTGggcagtttttttctttcacatggCCAGCCATACATGATGCTCACAGGACGAAAAAAGGCCACATTCCTGAACATTGGTGTGTAttaggtgcacacacacacacacgacactgtgtGACTCATGTACAGCATTCATGCTTTTGTCCTCAGTAACTCCTTTGTCCTGCTCAGTGTCATGGTGGTTTAAATGACTCAAATTCCATTTTGGGAAACAGAACAGTTTGTTAAGAAATATTGTGAACAGGTGCAAACAAAATAATAGCTGCAGTAGTGCAATTTATCAAGTGTAGGACCAGGCAGTATTGATCAGATTCATTAACAACTGTCCCACGCACACTATTGTAGGGGCATTCTGCCGACAGTTTTGTATCCCATTAGAGGGAACAGTCCTTCTAACTGATCagcttcatattattattaaaacatttgtatCTTGATGGGAGTGCtatcttccaggatgaccccacccccacccacagGGCATTACGGGTTCACTGAATTGTACACCTATTGGAGAAAGCCTAAACACCCAGACCAAACCCATGAGCTCTTTTGAAATTTCACTGGAAAAAGAATCCAGTTAACTCAATTTTATCTAAAACTAGACTTCAATCGTTGGTGTCTAAAACCCTGCCCACAACCTGCAGAAGCTATTGCGAGGAAAGtgatagctcagtggttaagacgttggacaaGTGATTGGTCGTGAATGCAAatcccagtactgccaagctgccactgctgggcacttgagaggcccttaaccctaaactGCTCAGTGGTATAAATGAGATAGATGTTAAGTCGCTCTGAATAAGGGTGTCTgtcaaataccataaatgtaaaatgcaaaaGCTTGATAACCACAGTCAGGTACAGTATACATGCAGAGATATTGTTATAgagtacatttttattaaaaaatcaGTTTTAACAAACAATGACACCCAtcttactttcatctgaaacaCTGCACTGTAATATCTCCTGCcccattattttttaaaatgacctgCACAATCATACAACCCTGTATTGCTGCAGGGTTGTTCTGTAGAGATGTTCAAAACAAATATGCGGATGTCACATTCATTAAACTGTGTGATAATCAACAACCAAAATCCTAAGCGCAGCAGTCAGCAGCCATAGCCCGAGACTCCTAGTGGGGTTTTGTCACAGAGGTAGCAGAGCTCTCCAAATTCGAGGCTGAATCAAATACACTTAATATAATCTATATAAACCctgcatgacaaaaaaaaagctaactCAGTCATCATAAAGGTCTGTGATGTGGTTCTGTTTAAAAACCAAGAGCAGACAGCACGTAGGTCACTCGCCCAGATTTCCACCTACACCATTCCTGCAAAGAAATCAAACCAGTAGAACGAAATCTGCTACCAATGTGCAAATAAAACAAGTCTGAAATGCTCTGGGCCCCCTTCCACAGTACTCTTAAATCAATAGCTGGAAACTttctgagaaagagagacgaTGTGACTCATTAAACCGGTGCCTCAAGCTGTCCAGCCCTTCTGCTTATTATactttaatgttttctttttagattacaacaacaacaaaaaatccactCTAAACTTTGTCACCAGTTCACTCCAAAAATCCATGACTGAGAATAAACTAGCACTGAGCAGTTGAAGTGGCCATATGGGGCAGCGCAGGGTTTGGTAATGTAAAGGAGAATCAGAAAGTGTAGAGGTCGCCGCGTTAGTTGGCTTTGGCGCGCAGTTGCGCTCTCTTGCCCGTGACAGCCTGGAAGCCTGTTTTAATGCTGGCCACAGAACAGCGTGAGTGACATGtctcacactgcagaaagtACAGCCGAGTGTCCTTCTGCAGGATGGTCTCTGGAGAGCGGCACGTATGACAGGTCACATATTCCTCTGTAAAATTCAAACGGAGAACAAAAATAAGTTGTTAGATCGTAGTTATGATGAAAACAGCTGTTTTACAAAAAAGAGTCAGCATGTTTAGCTCAGAATAAAAGGTGCTATGTGATGTCAAGCATGTTATCAGCTGACCAATCAAGTCACAGCCAGAAACTGTATCAGAAATACAGACAGCTTAGGAGTGGAAAGATTATTAGGGCAGTGTGTAACACTCAGTATGCTGGCTGTATTACACAAGTCACACCCTTGAATAATTCGACCCACCTTGTCGGTAAAGATATAAATGGAAGTGTAGAGATGATCATTAACACAGAAACAACTTTAGTCACTACTGCCTGAGcaaaagtagatttttttttttagattataaATCATCATAACAGAAGTTCATATTATAATTTAGGTTTATCATGACGACAAATCAACTTGAAATATTGAAGgtgtacagtttttattttatggctCGACTGAATTTTCCGGGgttttccactgtggatagtacctggtactttttttttggtaccaCCTCAGTCGAGGTTCCAAGCGAGCCGAGCCTAAACGTGAGCCACGTGAGACCTCTGAGGGAGCAGTCGGTATCTTCCCCCTGGTGTACAGTATCGTATGGATTCTCCATTAACGAACGGTTCTGTATTatgcctgaataaatgtgtcatttaatacatattttgcCTATGttaatattctattaattgaaaattaaTGCATCATTTctctcattacagataaaatcaCAAGAAAGTTTTCGGTCTTAAATGTTTGCATCTCGCTTGTTACCGATTTCTAAACAGGCATTTATCGGAATCACTCCTGTCGCTAATGTGACCATATCAAGCACTACGTAGGTTCTAGAATGGCGTTATTTTATATCTTCAATAGGGTGaatgttcagtgaacaggaaaggtgtttggaatacggcctgactgtatttgtacagggcttcAATAATACATTATCCCTGCATGAAGGCGAGTGTAAGATGGCACATATGCGAGGCGGCACTAAACCGAAGTGGAAAAGCAAACTCAGAAACGTAAAGCGAGCAGAGTCAAGACAAGCCGAGCCGTACCGCGCAGTGGAAAAGTGGCATTAGACCGCTACACGGAATTAAATTAAAAGCTCCCTATACCATAACTGTTCTTTCAAAAAGATAACATTACTTCTACTTCTTTAGTTTCAGCAGCAAGTGACTAAGCAAAAACATAGATGGCTTATTTTCTACCATATAAATGTACTACATATGCTGCAGATGTTACATCCTATGTAGTACATAATTACACCCGGTAGGAAGCCATTTGGCATTAAGGCCATCACAGAAAGAACTATAAAGAAGGTTGGCACCATTGTTAGGGAGACAGGGTGTAATAGCCAGAGTAACCTGAAATATTATTACCACTGTCTTAATATAGcaaaatatcacaaataaatGTGCCATTGTTGTCTGAATTCAAGCCTGTCAGCTTGGTGAGCAGTTTCCATTTTACTGTTTTCTCCAATTTCAAGTAAACTGGAGCTTGGTTTTGTCTGACTGGAAGTAAACCTGGGAGTGTTGCTAAGGCAGCCGCTGATTGGACATGCATTATAATAATATGGACTATGTCACAGGGGAGGTGAAAACAACAATGACAGACGGTTGTGTGCTGGTCTGTCTGTTTGCATTAGCACCACTTCATTTTCGTCCTCCAAACCAAAGTTGGTCACAAATtcatctattattattagtactactactaatgatGACGATGACAATGATGTCATCTAGATAGCTACTTAGGCTGGTTAGCCAGTACAATCAAATACAGAACAGACCTCAGTGGTAACAGGATTGTTATATCTACAGTAtgtgccgtgtgtgtgtttaaaccacATCAGCACAGAAATATCTATACATAAAGATCACCTATTATGAACACAGCTTTGACTGACTCTTCACACATTTCAATGAAACATCCCACAAATTGCGACACGTTGAGGATCGTTATTTGACTCACTGATGTATCTTCTCAAGACGTTCTCGATCTGTTTTTGCTGGAATCGTCCTTTGATCACCAGCTGGTTATTTCCATCTATAGAACCGCTGCAAAAACATCACTTACATTAATGCAAAGGATTACAGTGGAACaagaacacacaaacaaaacaaaaagcatgtAGTCTGGCACGATATGTAATATCCGTGTTTACCTCGTTCCCAACTCAGCCAGTAAGAAAGCCAAAAGATGCTTTGGCTGTCGATGCAAcctacacagagacacaaacacaaactattaGACTCTCATATTTATCATAATACAAACACAGTGAAAAGGACTGTACAAGGAGATGTGTGATGCACACACAGTTTGCAGATGTCGGTGAAATTGACGAAGGAGGTTTTCTTTGTTCCCACTCGCACCACTTGAGGAGGCTTCATGACAAACTTCCTCTTCTCTCCCGCCACCATGTCGGGGTTCTTCTCTCTCATGATGTTAAAGACGCGACTTAGCAGCTGttgacacacattcacagatgaccatgagaaaggaaaaacaaatacataaaaaaaaaatataaatacaaatacagtggATTCAGTCCAGAATTCCAGCACAGTTTAGAATTGTAAGGAGAAAGTGAGTCGACTCCGAATCGACTCGGCTGCAGAAAGTGAATCGAACATACTGTGTATTTTGGATCACAGCATTTGTCAGCAGATGCAAGCTGATAAACTGAGCCAAATGACAGCACTAAAtgctacaaaacattttaaactaaATCTTTCTAGAATTATGTGAACAATTTTTTAGTGCCGGCGTCCTGACATTTCATCCTATTCGTCAGATAGTCCTACGGGAACTTACTGTGCATGCGCAGATCAATACTGCGTCATTTTTGTCACGCTGAACAACACGCCCATAATTTTTTACTACTTGATCAGGTATTTTGCACTGTAAAATCACTcaactgtttattttatactgGTAGTACAATCTGATCAGGTATTTTGTACTGTAAGATCATCCTACCATTGCGTAATAAGAATCTTCGGCAAAGTTCCTCTGAATATTTTACATAGTCACAGACGCGAAGCAGAAACCTGCAGTAGGATTTTTCGATGTggtaggatggatggatagatatagcTAAAATTTTGTGCTACGGTAGGAAAATCTGACAAGGTAGGATAAATCGACAGAACAccggctccaggttctccgttTGGGGAGTTTTAGTGCtttttttggcagaaaactacttgaattggcaaaagcacaaaaaatttTGCACTGCcttttcgcagtgatgtttattggtaaatgagacccttTAGCTGCACTCTTGTTTGATGCCTGTGGATCGAAGAGGGGTGAATgagcgttgtgatgatgtcacatgtcacgtcttggcccaaatctgcagccattctgaaaaattgcaagctcctcccaaTATTgtagagtttgcttgattttgcattcatttctgtgattgcaaaaaTCCTGGTGGGAACGATTTTGGCATGCACTTGTTAAAAGGTGCGTTTTTACCCTTTTCCACTGATGTACTTCTGAGCAAAtgtatggaagaaaaaaaattttttacgaGCACGATTTTGAGCCATACACGTTCCTCAGCcaacattattttacttttaaaaaaggaaatacCGGAATACAATCGAACAGAATCAGAATGCTCTGCTGTACAAGCACCTGTTTTTATGAAAACTGTTCACATAATGCGATTAGTCTACAGAATTACATAATTCATTTGGAAACAGCTGGCTCCATGAGTTCCAGAGGCTACATTAAAAAACACACGAACTAGGAGAACGTGCGTGTATGTACCTCGTCATATGTGTAGTCTCTCTCTGAGCCTGCCCAAGCTGGGCCAGTCAGAGAGCTGAACGTGATGCCGTCGGCATTTTTACTCTCATCGTCCTCCAGAGCTgtatagagagagtgagagagagagaaacagataatGAATCACAACATACAGAGTTTCATATCAGAAATTATATGCATGGCACCGTTTTAGAAACTCAGGTACAGGATGCTTTTATACATGTAgcaaaatgatgaaaaacacTAATAGTGCAGGGAAAACTGATCAAATCACACAATAAGTCTAAGGATACTTCTTTCTTGTGTTTGCAATTCACCAAGTATTCGTATTCATACAAAGAGGGCAAAGCTGAGGGGAGAACTCTAACAAAGCTGGCAAAGATAGAAAAGGAAAGACTTCCATGGTATACAATGATGATGGCTTGATAAAGAACAGAATTTGGCAGCcagtttacatttatggtaacATTTGTAGTTTATCTGGCAACAATTTTTCTTTCTACATAACTCTTTCGATGGGTATTTAACAGACACAGCTCTTCATACTGAAACTCTCAAGCTCTTTACTAAGTTTAATTCAAGATATAAAACTTCACAGACATGCAGATGCTCTGAATTTACTAACAGCTAAATGATGAAAATCATAATTAAGTACAGCAAAATGCTCGCTCACCGTCATCTTTCTCAGCCACATCACCTTCGTCGACAAATTCCACCTTCtttggcttcttcttctttgccgGCAACATCAGGTCCAAGTCATCATCTTCCATCACTTCCGGCTGCTCACCATCAATCTTCAGCTCCTGCTCGGCCAAACCGATAAATCACAATTATTTCCTCATCTTTAGCTTAACTAGATTACTGCACATGTATAGGTGGATGTTCCCTCTACTTCTTCTGTTTAGGCTTGAATCAAGTTGATTCACTAGCTTAGGACATCACTAAGTGATGAAACCACAGTACAACTCTGCCTTATGCGATTTTAGGTTGATGGAAAGTTCGATTATTTGTGGCTTGACTGTTGACACGAGACAGTTACAGACCTTCATGCCTTCTTCGATGTCGTTGTCAAATACTTTCTTgggcttctttttctttttcttctgattGAAGAAATTTAAGTCATCTAAGCCATCTGTGGTCTCTGTGGAGGAGCAAACCCAAGTTTCCCCATCGTTCCATTACcatcaaaagaaacaaaactcGATATCCTAGATTCTTGAACGTGATTAGACAGTACAGCTAAGAAGTCAATAAACCCTAGAAATCTTCCGTAATACATTTTCAGTTTCAAGAACACGATTCTAAGTCTTGTGTGTGGCCTAGTGCTAACCTTATCCTGCTTCAAACAGGTTTACACTGCATTTCTATAAGAATACACAAGAGGAAAGAAAGCAGTTTTGGGGCTGTTGCATGACCCAGGGTACAGCATTTAGTTTTGGCACcttttttcttcccttcctcttcctcaggCTCCACCTCGCGCTCCTCTCCTGCCTCGGGCTCGGCCTCACGAGGCTCAGCCGGCGGCGTCTCCTCACTGACTCCATCGCCTTCTTCATCAAGCATGAagggcttcttcttctttttctttttcttggtcGTGGTTGGGTCGAATAAGATCTGTAAAATAATTAGTCCAATTTCAACATCCTGAGCATGActgtggttttatatatattatataaatatatacatatacatacatacatacacacacacacacgtgtataaaTAATGTCATACCTACCTAAAAGAGGTGAATCCAATTTCTGCATTTATAGATATGATGCTGATATCTAAATATACAGTTTCAGAGCTCTGATACTAAACAATGCACTTTTATAAGGCGTACAGAGCCATTGAGATTTGGACAGCCTTATTCAAAACAGGTTTCTAAAACTACGTGTACTTGTTTAGATATGtatactgtgtgtttgtgggggGGCTTTCctgactggaataaagttggtttgaagttggacgttcgatattcgcagaaatgcggaaattaagggaccgtctttAAAGTTACATGTGACGttgttaaacacgattctaactttaatagcatttgaagggaatgacttacagtcatataaccaactgtaaagtgttcatctaggtgtcagctataatgcacacctcttagtGTGCTGTTACAGTTGGGATCATGactacatcattcccttcaaatgctattgagctttaaataatggtctattttgtgtatgagcccattcggtagtgaaattcatatctaatttatatgtgatttaatagcttatttttaataaatatcagaaatctaccTGACACCTAGTTGAACACTTTACAATtagttgtgtgactgtaagtcattcccttcaaatgctattgagctttaaacattggtatattttgtgtatgagcccatgcagtaataaaatacatgacaatatttatatacgatttaatagtttattttgttaaatatcaaaaatctaagaggtgtgcattatagctgacacctagatgaacaagcaaacacacacacacccacacacacactaattatatacatatatatagatagatagatagatgatatagatacatagatagatagatagatagagatagaatATAGAATATctaacgtcaaaccaactttattccagtgctCTTGTAAAGACAACGAGGTTGCTACCCATTGAATAGGAGCTTCTATGGGTTTCAGAAATGGATCAAACACGTGCTACATGAGAAGGAAGAAACAAACCGGTCCAAATATCTTATCAGCGCTGCAAATGTCACATTATAACCAACTGCTTATTTATGAAAGACAGAGGTTCGGGTGAAACGAGACCCATTTGTTAGCTTTCAGCTAATAAACGCAGCACACTGTGCGTTAGCACAGTTAGCTCTCGTACTAGTTAGCTACCTGATAAGGCCCAAAGTCATGGTGTAACACATTCATTTGTGTTTCGTTGAAACCCGGGACTAAAGAACGATAAACAGACTCGTTTCAACTCACCTCGTCTTCTGACATGGTCGCTATATCAAACTGGTGTCTTCGAAAGCGCCTTAATGACAAGAAACAGCTAAATGGCACAAAACCTCTTCACCATAAGTGTCTTGCATCAGCAAGTGGAGCCCGAGTGCGCATGCGTGCTTCCGACGGGGGGTGATGACGCCAAGAACGCGACAAAATGCGGCGACGCAAAACGTGGTTAGGCCCAAATGTTTCATTCGTACCTCTATTCCGACAAACTCAGCCACCGCCCTTGTGGTCTGATTTTGCCACAATTCGAGTGGGTTCGATATCAGCGTGTAAGCGATATCAGCTTTGTGGAATATTGCACGTtcttatatttacaaaaaaatacttttttatcaCCTTATAACATGATATAGGGAAAATACTAAAACCCCGACAATGCCAATCGTGTCAAGCTATCTCTGTTTTGactttataaaaacaacaatataatATTGTTTGTAGTATCACTGTCTCGTCATTCCA
Proteins encoded in this window:
- the eif2s2 gene encoding eukaryotic translation initiation factor 2 subunit 2; amino-acid sequence: MSEDEILFDPTTTKKKKKKKKPFMLDEEGDGVSEETPPAEPREAEPEAGEEREVEPEEEEGKKKETTDGLDDLNFFNQKKKKKKPKKVFDNDIEEGMKELKIDGEQPEVMEDDDLDLMLPAKKKKPKKVEFVDEGDVAEKDDALEDDESKNADGITFSSLTGPAWAGSERDYTYDELLSRVFNIMREKNPDMVAGEKRKFVMKPPQVVRVGTKKTSFVNFTDICKLLHRQPKHLLAFLLAELGTSGSIDGNNQLVIKGRFQQKQIENVLRRYIKEYVTCHTCRSPETILQKDTRLYFLQCETCHSRCSVASIKTGFQAVTGKRAQLRAKAN